In Firmicutes bacterium ASF500, a single genomic region encodes these proteins:
- a CDS encoding IS21 family transposase ISMac9 translates to MTEFTMDRLRENLEALKMKNTLEILDNYLERAVADKLNIVEVLDHIFSEEAKSKRKRAYEKQIQMSGFPIKKTLDDFDFSFQPSIDKRQIDELATMRFLENGENVVFLGPPGVGKTHLASALGLVAAQHRFSTYYINCHQLIEQLKKAHFENRLPDKLKVLAKYRMLIIDEIGYLPMDIQGANLFFQLIARRYEKTSTVFTSNKTFSQWNEVFADVTIASAILDRVLHHCTVINIKGESYRLKERKEFMRQKQQIVNTLFEQGSC, encoded by the coding sequence ATGACTGAATTTACTATGGACAGGCTGAGGGAAAACCTGGAAGCCCTTAAAATGAAAAACACCCTGGAGATTCTGGACAACTACCTGGAACGGGCGGTGGCGGACAAGCTCAACATTGTGGAGGTTTTGGATCACATTTTCTCAGAAGAAGCCAAATCCAAGCGGAAACGGGCCTATGAGAAGCAGATCCAGATGTCTGGCTTCCCCATTAAGAAGACCCTGGACGACTTCGATTTCTCTTTCCAGCCCTCCATCGATAAACGCCAAATCGATGAGTTGGCCACCATGCGCTTCCTGGAGAACGGGGAGAATGTGGTTTTCCTCGGCCCGCCAGGCGTGGGCAAGACCCATTTGGCCTCCGCCCTGGGCCTGGTGGCAGCACAGCACCGTTTCTCCACCTACTACATCAACTGCCACCAGCTTATTGAGCAGCTCAAAAAGGCCCACTTTGAGAACCGCCTGCCGGACAAGCTCAAAGTTCTGGCCAAGTACAGGATGCTCATCATTGACGAAATCGGCTATCTCCCTATGGATATCCAGGGCGCAAATCTCTTTTTCCAGCTCATTGCCAGACGGTATGAAAAAACGTCTACCGTTTTTACCTCCAACAAGACTTTCTCCCAGTGGAACGAGGTCTTTGCCGACGTCACCATCGCCTCCGCCATCCTGGATCGTGTACTGCATCACTGCACCGTTATCAACATCAAGGGTGAGTCTTACCGCCTGAAAGAACGCAAAGAATTTATGCGTCAGAAACAGCAAATCGTGAACACTCTTTTTGAGCAAGGCAGCTGCTGA